From the Lathyrus oleraceus cultivar Zhongwan6 chromosome 3, CAAS_Psat_ZW6_1.0, whole genome shotgun sequence genome, the window taagagcatctcaaagttttgtggcttatttctcaaggaaagtcaaaggttcatgtgtttatttccatgctTTCTTCAACAAGCAACTTTAAGCTTTAGAAATTTAATCAAGGGGAAATAAAGGAtaccttattttgagttcatataatcatccatgtacctttaaatgcaagaaaagtccaagtacaTAAGATTGTTCCAGGGagtttgaccaaaaagtcaatattttgaagtcaaggttccaaggatcacaactccttcaattctcaacattttgaatgcttctttttgaATATGACCATTATCAACATCCTATACAACTTTTATTTACATGAtaagagccaattatgcttggaggatcatcaaaattttggagacattataagtcatttgtggacttagtgaatttcacctattttcaagtgacttttctCCAACTTTAAaggatcataacttcttcaattttcaacatatgagTCTGATTCGTTTTGcacaatatcatttgtgattcCCTCTACAATATTTCTTCAAGGATCAATGTCAGAATATGCTAGGAAGGCCATGGATTTCattgaaacattatagatcattttcAGCCATGGAGGACTcgaatttttctaagttatatgatcagtttttcatgccaacttcaacatgacataaatttgtgctcaagcatccaaatgaaACTTTTCTTGGCATATTGTAACCTTTTCCATGATGTTAACATATTacaaaaagaatgggatcaaaaagcctcctgagtagggtgccccattgagttgaacatgaTGACTTGTAACTAAAGAAATTGCCAATGCCCGAATcttgaacttcactaatctcatTCCAAGCTaaattagcatgtgttttggacTTAAACATGTTTCaacaagtctccagaagttaattgacccttaaaacacatcatttggatgagttttgatggattgcaagtcacacttttctcacacTCGGATTAAATTTATTTTGCACGAATTCTGCAtcatttcacacgtatttggatccaatcaTATTCTCTATAAACCGAGGAAGATATttcattcatttccaagcttttgagtGCCAAGAAATCCATGCAGCAACTTGAAACgtttccagaaaattcaactatcgtgttctgagtttcagcttgtttcaatccaatttcttgattcccttagcatcttcggcatcctctgaaacttttgcaacaattcccaagctctgagatCTTCTGAAGTACTCTAActagatcgagcttcatcaacttttgaTCACTATCTcgacaaggtagttctgagcatcatttgaactcaaacaagttaccacaatgtagtcattcactctctgatgctttcccctaacttatttggtgttgattgattgtgttcatcatttaattatattttttatggCTTGCTGGTTTatgaaacttctctgaaattccctttTCTCAGTTTATATAAATGAATTCGGAGCATGAAGTTGAGTTtgggatgagaagaggatcacaatggtggtgaTCTCGTGTTCTaaatttaccaaatgatgaagCTCCGATGAGAGCTCACCGAAGAAGACAACTGCAGTTTTCTTAGGTTGTCTGAGTTTGGTCATACACGTTGGAGGAACAAAATGTTCTGATTGATTGGATTTGAATTGGATCATGCGTTTTGCTTGCAGCGTGTTCCATCGTGTTCCCTAACATgtggagtgttggatctgccacgtcaattaatgaggtgtgatccaacgctccgtgtttttactgattttaattatttttcttttattattcTCAATCgctttttcttttaaaattcatagtaattttattttttatccaaaaaatcccaaaataatttctaaaattctcttttatttttcgtcatttgatgtttatttttttacattttatttcactgattttctatttttcatgaattttctcttttctcctttgttttaattggtttaaaaataatttttaattttaaaattctggaaaaattattatatgtttcttattttatttccaactTAGTCCAACTTGTATGGACCGCTTGTTTTGAGTCTTAGTCCACCAGGATGGTATACgtttttttgcctaagccgcccttttaggttttcaacttatcaGGTTTCTATTTTTCTTTTGTAAGTCCCTGATTTTTGCATGGATTGCTCTTTTGTgttttcaatccactgggatgccctaatttttgcctaagtttcccttttgggtttttaacttagcgggctttttatcctctttttctaggcataatatttttttaatgCGTCGGAGTTCACCAATGGTGGTAACTCCTCTCCATCAATGGTTGTGATGATTAAAGATCCTACAGAGAAGTCCTTCTTCATGACGTATGACCCTTCATAGTTTGAGGTCCATTTTTTCCGGGAATCCTTGTGGATGGGTAATATCTTTTTCAGCACTAAGTCACCTTCTTTGAACTGATGAGGACAAGCTTTTCTATCAAACTATTTCTTGAgcctctgctgatataattgtATATGACATAATGCAGTCATACTTTTATCTTCTATTAGGTTCAATTGGTCGAACCTTGTTTGTACCATTCTGCCTCTTCTAGTTTAGTCTCCATTAGGATTCTTAATGATGAGATCTCAACTTCTATGGGAAATACTGCCTCTATACCGTATAGCGAGAAAGGGGTGGCCTCTAGCAAAGTTCAAATTGAATTTTTTATAGCCATGTAGTGCAAAAGGGAGAATCGCGTGCCAGTCATTGTAGgttttcaccatcttctggatgatcttctcgATGTTCTTGTTTGCTACTTCTACGATGCCTTTCATCTTCGATATGTAAGGTAatgagttatgatgttcaatGTTGAAACTTCCACATGACTCCTTCATTATCTTATTATTCAGATTCAGCCTGTTATCAGTGATTATCTTTTTGGGAATTCAATAGCGacaaatgatctctttcttgatgaactgagTGATCACTTGTTTAGTAACATTGGCGTAAGAAGCAACTTCTATCCAATTGGTGAAGTAACCGATGGAAACCACTATGAATCAGTTTCTTGATTTAGGTTCATCATTCCAATCACATTTATACCCCATATAAAGAACAACCAAGGTGCAGTCAAGACATTCAGAGGATTGGGCAACACATGAATTTTATCCGCATAAATATGACATTTATGACACTTTTTGACGTATTGGAAGCAATAGGCTTACTTAGTCAACCAATAGTAGCCAACTCTGAGAATTTTCTTAGCCATTGCTTGTCCATTGGCATGGGTTCCAAATGATCCTTCATGTATCTCTTTGACGAGCATGCCTGCCTCGTTTTTATCATCGCATCTGAGTAGGATCGAGTCGTAGTTTATTTTGTAgagcacatcaccattgaggaATAAATTGGATGCCAATATTCTAAGAGTTTTCTTATCCCCACTTGAAGCATTTCCAGGGTATTCTTGTTTCTAAAGGTAACACTtgatgtcatagaaccaaggcttGTTGTATGGATCCTCTTCAGCTATTACGCAACATGTTGGTTCATCTCTCATGATCGGGGCTTCATCGTGGGAGTTCATCTTGTACATTATTGATAGCGTAGCCAAAGTGTATGCCATCTGATTTTCTTCTCAAGGAATATGGTGGAAGATGATTTCTTGTAAATCCTCTGTCAATTCGGTGACTCGATCATGATACAAGATCAACTTATGGTCACGAGTTTCCCATTCTCTTTTTACTTGATAGATGAATAAATCCAAGTCTCCATATAACTTTAGGACCTTGATCCTTAGGTTTATAGTAGCTTCAATACCCATGATACATGCTTTGTATTCTGCCATATTGTTCATGCAATTGAAGCATAGTCTTGCTGTGAAGGGAGTGTATCTATTCTCTAGAAAGATCAAGATAACCCCATTTACATGCCCCATGGCATTTGATGCACCATCAAATACAAGCTTCCATTGAGTTTTTGATTCAAGTTTTTTGTCGTCACTTGTGACCTTTTCGTCATGTAGAACCATAATGTCTTTATCCGGGAAATCAAATTGTATGGGATGATAATCTTCCACTGGTTGGTGGGCAAGATACTCTGACAACACACTTTCCTTTATCGCCTTATGAGTAACGTATTGGATGTCGTATTCAaataacaacatttgccaatgGGTGATTCTTCCAGTAAGAGCTGATTTCTCGAAGATatatttgatgggatccatccttGATATCAACCACATGGTATGAGTCAACATGTATTACCTTAGGCGTCGGGAAACCCATGTTAGCGTACAACAAGATTTTTTAAGCATGAAATATATGGATTaacaatcggtgaatttctttCTCAAGTAGTAAATAATATGTTCCTTTCTACCGGTTTTATCCTGTTACCCCAACACATAGCCCATCGAACCATCAAGCACTATCAGGTATATAATGAGAGGTTTCCTTGGAACTAGAGGTACCAAGATATgtggctcttgcaagtattctttgattcTATTGAAGGCTTTTGGACAACCTTAATTCCATTCAATAGCCTGATCTTTCCTTAgtaacttgaatattggttcgcaAGTGGATGTAAGGTGCGAGATGAACCTAGCGATGTAGTTCAATCTCTCTAGGAACCCATGAATTTCTTTCTCAGTCCTAGGGGATGGCATATCTTGGATGGCCTTCACTTTGTCGGTATCAACTTCAATTCCTTTTTTACTGACTATGAACCCCAACAGTTTTCCTGATCTAACTCCGAAAGTGCACTTTGCGGGATTCAGACGTAGTTTTAACCTCCTCAGACGATCAAATAGCTTTTGTAAGTTGACTATGTGATCTTCTTCTATTTGTaatttggcaatcatgtcatcgacatagacctctaaCTCTTTGTGAATCATATCGTGACAGAGAGTCACCATTTCCATTTGGTACGTCGCCCCAATCTTTTTCAATTCGAAAGGAATTACCTTATAATAGAATGTGCCCTAAGGGGTGATAAACATTGTTTTTCCATGTCTTCGAGAGTCATATTTATCTGGTTATAGccggagaatccgtccataaacgaggAGACTTAAAATTAAGCAGTGTTATCCACTAACATGTGAACTTGAGATAGAGGGAACTCATCTTTAGGACTGGCTCTATTCAAATCTTTATATCCCACATGCATTCGAACTTTACCATATTTtttcgggactggcacaatattaGCAACCCACTATGGATATTTTGCATCGACTGGGAACCCTGCGTCGAACTTCTTTCTAACATCCTATCTGACTTTGAGGTACACATGCATTAGGTTTGGTTCTTCTTAGTTTCTTATTTACTGGTAGATATTTTGACTTGAGTGGTAGCTTGTGTACAACTATGTGTGTGGCTAGTCctggcatatcttggtatgaccaagcaaacatGTATGCATACTCACATAGTAGTTCAACCAACCTTTTCTTTACCCCCTCATTTAGAGAAGCACTGACTTTAACCTCTTTCTTGTCTTCTTCAATTCCCAATCCACCAGTTCCTGGTGAGGTTGAATTGCTTTGTCCTCCTATCTCAACAGTCTGGCTAACTCTTCAGGAAGCTCACAATCATCATCACCATCTTCTTCTACTTGGTTGATCGGGAATTCAAAGTCGTAAGGGATTGTAGCAGTGTCATTTTTAATGGTTTCATTTATTAATCTGCATGGGGTTGATTTTACTTtcttattattatattttttgaatGATAATGTAGATTAGAAAAGAAAGGATGAAGGAAAGTGgattgatcgcgactttatgagtcgattggggtactaactgcaagtgcacagttctatcgcgtagttttaaaagatatcgatcccacaaggacttatgaatcgatataccgttttctaaggttttcgtaaagctaaggcggatgatactttgattgtttgggggaaaagttaaaactaaaataagatctaggttaaatatcaattaagcgaatatcggtatgtagttcgtcgtaattagggaatcaagtcttcgttggtttcttggttttaaaattAATCTTTTCAGTGGACACCATTGATTAAAAGTCTTctctcaaactctcgctctgttgaatagaccatgactttaaactaacgtagctgtcacttattagttaagtccaaaatcactttttgaaaacaatagaatctatagaaactctttttaagaaaatactaatcgtttaaacaccctcgtctcaaactctcgctctgttgacttagattatataattaaattcaaatgcttaactctcatcctcacatttaacttttaaaaatactttttgaaaaagattagaatttaattaactctaaaaattgctttcgccctgatctagaattaatgtccaatttacactgtccagttaaaaactcaaactttcgttctattgattttaacttctttagtcttttactctcgtacaaaaacctaggtattaaacctgtaaattgagaccataaaaagagtgattttatttttaaacgtaattaaaccaacttagttttgattccttcattccgcttactttacataccgatacctaaataaattagccggacatgctaaacagatctaaacaatcttcatgcttaaataaatccatctcaggcaaacaatataaataaacaataatgcagggcatatataaattcaaacaataattaaagaacctgaataattaatggcaatcttgaacactccaccacagaccggttggatttgttcttgaattcttcaatcggacaggaaaataaaaagtgaaggaataaaaatctaggatctaacgtaaggttagaaccagtaaaagatacacaatagtttccggtgtagaaactattgtgtgaaaaattaattaagtgctgaaagattgactggaaaagaaaataaaaattgcaaataaagTAAAAACTGTAAAAAAGGTAATGCTATAAAGTATGCTTGCACGGCCGGAAAAGAAAAAGGAACGAAGAAGAGAGAGCTTTAGGGTTCGAAGGAAGTGACTATTTATACTAGTCCactttgtaacggtttccaaagCTTTCCGTGTAAAATCCTCACATTCCAAGAGTCAAACGAAATAATAGGCTTCAACTGCCTCTGTTGCGtttctgaagccaaaaatataggagaatggtgtgacgtccgtcacaccatgtgttacgctcgtaacacaaggcagcagggcgtgacgctcgtcacaccttgtgtggcgctcgtcacaggctcAACGCTCAT encodes:
- the LOC127130845 gene encoding uncharacterized protein LOC127130845, whose amino-acid sequence is MDPIKYIFEKSALTGRITHWQMLLFEYDIQYVTHKAIKESVLSEYLAHQPVEDYHPIQFDFPDKDIMVLHDEKVTSDDKKLESKTQWKLVFDGASNAMGHVNGVILIFLENRYTPFTARLCFNCMNNMAEYKACIMGIEATINLRIKVLKLYGDLDLFIYQVKREWETRDHKLILYHDRVTELTEDLQEIIFHHIP